From Deltaproteobacteria bacterium, one genomic window encodes:
- a CDS encoding SEC-C domain-containing protein, producing the protein MTADELEALLPDTEKLPGEISERVVAMGPSAHAAITELLEHEAQSIRAAEDSHLGDRGTHAVTLAGELKVVEAIPALIEIVIASDSMWIIFNEAIHALKKLGPAVVEHVLTRWPTAGDGQRALGEVLGASGVQDERIFTVLVELLAREPELGAMALADYNDPRAIDLIRRELELIEYEPNAGPMGNSEIVELTAAMEELGGELTPSERRKLEAVRADAAAFRASMDLARRRRGEPARATAKPGRNDPCWCGSGKKYKKCHDPELPPDSGFW; encoded by the coding sequence ATGACGGCAGACGAGCTCGAGGCCCTCCTCCCCGACACCGAGAAGCTCCCCGGCGAAATCTCGGAGCGCGTGGTGGCGATGGGCCCCAGCGCGCACGCCGCGATCACCGAGCTCCTGGAGCACGAGGCCCAGTCCATTCGCGCTGCCGAGGACTCTCACCTGGGTGACCGCGGCACCCACGCCGTCACGCTCGCCGGCGAGCTGAAGGTGGTCGAGGCGATTCCGGCGCTCATCGAGATCGTCATTGCCTCGGACTCAATGTGGATCATCTTCAACGAGGCCATCCACGCCCTGAAGAAGCTCGGCCCCGCCGTCGTGGAGCATGTCCTCACGCGCTGGCCAACCGCGGGTGACGGGCAGCGAGCGTTGGGCGAGGTGCTTGGCGCGAGCGGCGTCCAGGACGAGCGGATCTTCACGGTGCTCGTCGAGCTGCTCGCTCGGGAGCCCGAGCTGGGAGCGATGGCGCTGGCCGACTACAACGATCCGCGCGCGATCGATCTCATCCGGAGGGAGCTCGAGCTCATCGAGTACGAGCCGAACGCCGGGCCGATGGGCAACTCCGAGATCGTCGAGCTCACCGCGGCGATGGAAGAGCTCGGCGGCGAGCTCACGCCCTCCGAGCGACGGAAGCTCGAGGCCGTCCGCGCGGACGCAGCCGCCTTTCGGGCTTCCATGGACCTGGCGCGGCGACGCCGTGGCGAGCCGGCCAGAGCGACGGCCAAGCCCGGGCGTAACGACCCCTGCTGGTGCGGGAGCGGCAAGAAGTACAAGAAGTGCCACGACCCGGAGCTGCCACCGGACTCCGGATTCTGGTGA
- a CDS encoding nucleotidyltransferase, translating into MDALRTLGALTQVLRVRWYLFGAQAAVLWGRARTTADVDVTMEADPERIAELLREAKALGLRAREANAVELARRSRVVPLTTAGGFPIDLVLAGTGLEAQFMDRATPVRLGGVEVPVISPEDLVITKLIAGRPRDLEDIEGVLVERRESLDVGYIDAMIREIESALELDGLRSAWDELLQTTGLRR; encoded by the coding sequence GTGGACGCTCTGCGCACGCTGGGGGCTCTGACCCAGGTGCTCCGGGTCCGGTGGTACCTGTTCGGCGCGCAAGCGGCAGTGCTCTGGGGCCGCGCGCGAACGACCGCCGACGTCGACGTGACCATGGAGGCAGACCCAGAGCGCATAGCGGAGTTGCTCCGCGAGGCAAAGGCGCTCGGCCTTCGCGCCCGCGAGGCAAACGCCGTTGAGTTGGCTCGGCGCTCCCGAGTCGTTCCGCTCACCACCGCGGGTGGCTTTCCCATCGACCTCGTCCTGGCTGGAACCGGGCTGGAAGCGCAGTTCATGGACCGGGCGACGCCGGTTCGACTCGGGGGCGTCGAGGTGCCCGTGATCAGCCCCGAGGATCTGGTGATCACCAAGCTCATCGCGGGCAGGCCGCGCGATCTCGAGGACATCGAAGGCGTACTCGTGGAGCGCCGAGAGAGCCTCGACGTTGGCTATATCGACGCCATGATCCGGGAGATCGAGAGCGCGCTGGAGCTGGACGGCCTGAGGTCGGCATGGGACGAGCTCCTCCAAACGACTGGACTCCGACGATGA